The genomic stretch AGTTTCGCAGCAAGTACGAAGGCTCGGACAAGGCCCGCGCCACCCTCAACGTGCAGTCGGAGAAAGCCTTCCGCGACAGCACCGCCGACATCACCAAGCTTGAGCGCGGCACCGCCAAGCGGGTGATGCAGTTCATGCGCGACGGCCGCCCGGAGCAGCTCGACTGCACGCTCGACTGGCTGACCGCCTGGGCCCGGGCCGATGCGCTGATGTCCAGGGACTTCAACCACACCGGCAAGTCGATGCGCAAATGGGCGCTGGGCAGCATGGCGTCCTCGTACATCCGCCTGAAGTTCTCCGACTCGCACCCGCTGGCCCAGCATCAGCAGGAAGCCCGGGAGATCGAGGCCTGGTTCAGCAAACTGGCGGACCAGGTGGTGAGCGACTGGGACAACCTGCCGCTGGCGCAGACCAACAACCACTCCTACTGGGCCGCGTGGTCGGTGATGGCGACGGCCATCGCCACCGACCGCCGCGACCTGTTCGACTGGGCGGTGAAGGAATACAAGGTCGGCGCCGGCCAGATCGACGCCGACGGCTACCTGCCCAACGAACTCAAGCGCCAGCAGCGCGCCCTGGCCTACCACAACTACGCCCTGCCGCCGCTGGCGATGATCGCCAGCTTCGCCCAGGTCAACGGCGTGGACCTGCGCCAGGAGAACAACGGCGCCCTCAAGCGCCTGGGCGACCGGGTGCTGGCCGGCGTGAAGGATCCCGACGCCTTCGAAGCCAAGAACGGCAAGCAGCAGGACATGACCGACCTGAAGCAAGACATGAAATTCGCCTGGCTCGAACCGTTCTGCAGCCTCTACGCCTGTGCGCCGGATGTGCTGGAGAAGAAGCACGGCATGCAGCCGTTCAAGACCTTCCGCCTGGGCGGCGACCTGACCAAGGTCTACGACCCGTCGCACGAGAAGGGCAACAAGGGTTCGTGAAGTTCGGCACAACACCCTGTGGGAGCTGGCTTGCCGGCGATTGCAATCTGACATTCAGCATCGATGTCGACTGACACGCCGCCATCGCTGCGGTGCGGCGACCCGACAAGCCAGCTCCCACAGGGGACGGTGTCAGGTTTGAGATTTGTGAGTTGACCCTCCGGTTTCACGTGGGGGGGTTTGGGGGGGCCTTGGCCCTTGACTGTGGCTTCAAACATGGAGAAACCGGGATGGTCTTTTCATCCAACGTGTTCCTGTTCCTGTTCTTGCCGATCTTCCTCGGCCTGTACTACCTGAGCGGGCAACGCTACCGCAACCTGCTGCTGCTGATCGCCAGCTACGTGTTCTACGCCTGGTGGCGGGTGGACTTCCTGGCGCTGTTCGCCGGCGTCACCCTGTGGAACTACTGGATCGGCCTGAAGGTCGGCGCCGCCGGCGTGAAGAGCAAGCCGGCCCAGCGCTGGCTGCTGCTCGGCGTGGCGGTGGACCTGTGCATCCTGGGCTACTTCAAGTACGCCAACTTCGGCGTCGACAGCCTCAACGCGATCATGACGTCGTTCGGCCTGGAGCCGTTCATCCTCACCCACGTGCTGTTGCCGATCGGCATCTCGTTCTACATCTTCGAGTCCATCAGCTACATCATCGACGTGTACCGCGGCGACACCCCGGCCACCCGCAACCTGATCGACTTTGCGGCGTTCGTGGCGATCTTCCCGCACCTGATCGCAGGTCCCGTGCTGCGTTTCCGCGACCTCGCCGACCAGTTCAACCACCGCACCCACACCCTCGACAAGTTCTCCGAAGGCTGCACACGGTTCATGCAGGGTTTCATCAAGAAGGTGTTCATTGCCGACACCCTGGCGGTGGTGGCCGACCATTGCTTCGCCCTGCAACACCCGACCACGGGCGACGCCTGGCTCGGCGCGCTGGCGTACACCGCGCAGCTGTATTTCGACTTCTCCGGTTACAGCGACATGGCCATCGGTCTGGGCCTGATGATGGGTTTCCGTTTCATGGAAAACTTCAAGCAGCCGTACATCAGCCAGTCGATCACCGAGTTCTGGCGCCGCTGGCACATCAGCCTGTCGACCTGGCTGCGCGACTACCTCTACATCACCCTGGGCGGCAACCGCAAAGGCACGCTGATGACCTATCGCAACCTGTTCCTGACCATGTTGCTGGGTGGTCTGTGGCACGGCGCGAACATCACCTACATCGTCTGGGGTGCGTGGCACGGCATGTGGTTGGCGATTGAAAAAATGCTCGGCATCAACACCTCGCCGCGCAGCCTCAACCCGATCCGCTGGGCCCTGACCTTCCTGCTCGTGGTCATGGGCTGGGTGATCTTCCGTGCCGAGAACCTGCACGTCGCCGGGCGCATGTACGGTGCGATGTTCAGCTTCGGCGACTGGTCGCTGTCGGAACTCAACCGCGCCAGCCTCACCGGCCTGCAAGTCGCAACACTGGTGTTGGCTTATCTGACCCTGGCGTTCTTCGGCCTGCGTGATCTGTACACCGGCAAGGCACCGGTCAAGAGCAAGCCTGAAGTGAACGTGGAAAGCGACGGCCCTGCCGGCGCCCAACCGGGCCTGATCAAGGCCGCACCCGGCGAAAACCCGCAAAGCATCCATGAACCCGGCTACACCGTCGGCGTCGATGCCCAGGTGCAACCGGCTTACTGGACAGCCGACTGGCCGCGCTACGCGATGCGCGCCCTGGTGCTGCTGCTGTTCATCGCCTCGATTCTCAAACTCTCGGCGCAGAGCTTCTCGCCGTTCCTTTACTTCCAGTTCTGAGGGATCTGCCATGACCCGCTCATTACGCATGTTCTACATCGCCCTGTTTCTGCTGACCTTGCTGGTGCTCGGCCTGTGGTCGATGCGCAGCTTCTTCGGCTTCAGCACCCACGCCGACGCCACGGTGCTCAACGGCCGCTGGACCAAGGCCGTGGAAACCCATTACGACGACGCGTTTCCGATCAAGCGCCTGGGCACCAACCTGTGGGCCGCGCTGGACTTCAAGCTGTTCAACGAAGGCCGTCCGGGCGTGGTCCTCGGCCGTGACCAGTGGCTGTACAGCGACGAGGAGTTCAACCCGATCGTCAACGAAGAGCTGAACCTGCAAGGCAACTACGCGCTGGTCGAAGGCGTGCGCCAGACCCTGAAAGCGAAAGGCGTGAAACTGGTGATGGCCATCGTGCCGGCCAAAGTACGCCTGTACCCGGAACACCTCGGCGAAGTGAAGCCCGCGAGCATCCATGCCAACCTCTACCAGGACTTCCACGCCCGTGTCGCGGCGGACAAGATCCTCGCCCCGGACCTGCTCGGCCCGCTGCAAAAGGCCAAGCAGAACGGTCAGCAAGTGTTCCTGCGCACCGACACCCACTGGACACCGGAAGGTGCCGAGATCGCCGCCGACACCCTGGCCAAGACCATCGCCGACAAGTTCCCCTTGAGCGGCGAGCCGCAGCGCTTCGTCACCACGCCGGCCGAGAAGGTCACGCACAAGGGCGACCTGCGCCTGTTCCTGCCGCTGGATCCGCTGTTCGAGAACCTGATGCCGGCCAAGGAACCGTTGCAGAAGCGCAACACCGTGGCCGCTGACGAACAGCCGGCCGGCGACGACGCCCTGTTCGCCAGCCGCGAAGTGCCGGTGGCGCTGATCGGCACCAGCTACAGCGCCAACCCCAACTGGAACTTCCTCGGCGCGCTCAAGCAGGCGCTCAACAGCGACGTGGTCAGTTACGCCGAAGACGGCCACGGCCCGATCCTGCCGATGCTCAGCTACCTCAAAAGCGACGACTTCAAGAACAGCCCGCCCCAGGTGCTGATCTGGGAGTTCCCTGAACGATATCTGCCTGTGAACAACGAAATCGGCGACGCCGACCCGCAGTGGGTCGCAGAGCTCAAACAAGCCGGCGCGCGCCAACAGAACGTAGCTGTGAACACTTCATCCGAGACGCCCGACCGGGCGCAAAACTGAAAGAGAGGTACACCATGACTTTCACTCCAACTCCGCGTCGTCTCGCCCAACGCCTTGCCCTCGTCGCCGGCCTGAGCGTGCTGTCGGTCCAGGCGTTCGCCGGCGGCGACGCCGCGCTCTACGGCCCGACCGCGCCCAAAGGTTCGACCTTCGTGCGCGTCTACAACGCCAGCAACGCCGAAGTCAGCGCCACCGTCGGCAGCACCAGCCTGAGCGACATCGCCCCGCTGGCCAGCAGCGACTTCAGCTTCATGCCCGGCGGCGACTACAGCGCCAAGGTCGGCAGCCAGACCCTGCCGGTGAAACTGGCCGGCGACCACTACTACACCCTGGTCAACAACGCTTCCGGCGCGCCGCAACTGATCGAGGAGCCGCCGTTCAAGAACAAGCAGAAATCCCTGGTGCGCGTGCAGAACCTCAGCGACAAGCCGCTGACCCTCAAGACCGCCGACGGCAAGACCGAAGTGGTGCCGAACGTGGCCGCCAAGGGCCGCGGCGAACGGGAGATCAACCCGGTGAAGGTCAGCCTGGCGCTGTACGAAGGCGACAAGAAAGTCGGCGACGTCAAACCGGTCGCCCTGGAACGCGGTGAAGCCGCCGTGCTGTACGTCACCGGAACTGGCAGCAGCCTCTCGCCGGTGTGGGTGAAACGCCCGGTATCGACGCGCTGACGCGCGAGCTATCAGCTTCAAGCCACAAGCCACAAGCTGCAAGCTGCAAGTGAAGGGCTTTTGACTGGCCGCTTGCGGCTTGTGGCTCCCAACTGAATTTTATGGAGTAAACAATATGATTCCGGTGATCTTGTCAGGTGGTAGCGGTTCACGTCTCTGGCCGCTGTCGCGTAAGCAATTCCCTAAGCAATTCCTCGCCCTGACCGGCGAACACACCCTGTTCCAGCAAACCCTCGAACGCCTGGTGTTCGAAGGCATGGACACACCTATCGTGGTCTGCAACAAGGAGCACCGTTTCATCGTCAACGAGCAGTTGGCCGCACGCAATCTGGAAAGCCAGCGCATCCTGATGGAGCCGTTCGGTCGCAACACTGCGCCGGCTGTCGCGTTGACCGCGATGATGCTGGTCAATGAAGGTCGCGACGAGCTGATGCTGGTGCTGCCCGCCGACCATGTGCTGGAAGATCAGAAAGCCCTGCAACGTGCCCTGGCACTGGCTACCGTCGCCGCCGAGAACGGCGAGATGGTGCTGTTCGGCGTGCCGGCCACCAAACCGGAGACCGGCTACGGCTACATCAAGTCGGTCAGCGATGCGCTGCTGCCCGAAGGCGTCAGCCGCGTCTCGCACTTCGTGGAGAAGCCCGACGTCAAGCGCGCCACCGAATACGTCGAGTCCGGCGGCTACTACTGGAACAGCGGCATGTTCCTGTTCCGCGCCAGCCGCTTCCTCGAAGAGTTGAAAAAGCACGACCCGGACATCTACGACACCTGCCTGCTGACCCTGGAGCGCAGCGTCCAGGACCCCGACACCATCACCTTCGACGAAGCCACCTTCGCCTGCTGCCCGGACAACTCCATCGACTACTCGGTGATGGAAAAGACCCAACGCGCCTGCGTGGTGCCGCTGACCGCCGGCTGGAGCGACGTGGGCTGCTGGTCGTCGCTGTGGGAGGTCAACGAGAAAGACGCCAACGGCAACGTCAGCAAGGGCGACGTGGTGATCCAGGACAGCAAGAACTGCATGATCCACGGCAACGGCAAACTGGTGTCGGTGATCGGCCTGGAAAACATCGTCGTGGTGGAAACCAAGGACGCCATGATGATCGCCCACAAGGACAAGGTCCAGGGCGTCAAGCAGATGGTCAACACCCTCAATGAACAGGGCCGCAGCGAAACCCAGAACCACTGCGAGGTCTACCGTCCGTGGGGCTCCTACGACTCGGTGGACATGGGCGGCCGGTTCCAGGTCAAGCACATCTCGGTCAAGCCGGGCGCGTGCCTGTCGCTGCAGATGCACCACCACCGCGCCGAACACTGGATCGTGGTCAGCGGCACCGCCGAAGTCACCTGCGACGAGAACGTGTTCCTGCTCACCGAGAACCAGTCCACCTACATCCCGATCGCCTCGGTGCACCGCCTGCGCAACCCGGGCAAGATCCCGCTGGAGATCATCGAAGTGCAATCGGGCTCGTACCTGGGCGAGGACGACATCGAGCGCTTCGAAGACATCTACGGCCGCTCCACCCCGGTCGAGCGCGGCGTGTCGGTGAAAACCATCGCGCAGTGATCGGCCTGCCGTGACAAAAGCCCCCGCCCGCCCCGCTGCGTCCCCTATCCGCAGCGGGGCGGGCGGGGGCTTTTTTCTGAGGCTTTCGTAGCCTGGTCCGGCGTCATCGCAAACCACTTGCCATTCGCCAACCTCACCTACGCTTAGGTAGGATGCCCTTCTCTCTCTGCGAGGTTTCGCGACATGTTCATCGGCGTCCTGCTGGTCATCACCTGGCTGATCCTGCTGCTGCGCTATCCCGCCAAGGCCTTGCCGGTCTCGGCGGCGGCGGCCGTCGGGCTGGGGCTGGTGGCGATGTGGGTGGTGTGGCTGGACAACCGCGAGGTCAAGCAACTGGCGCGCCTTGAGCTGCGCATCGCTTATGCCCCCGAGCACTGTCCCGCCGACCGTCCGTTGCTGCTCAAGATGAACAACGGCAACGACGTGCCGCTGACCGAACTGCGCTGGCGCATCGCTGCGTATGCGCCGGGCGACACGGTCAACCTGGCCGACAACCAGTACACCGCCCCGCGCTACCGCGGCCCCGGCGAACTGCAGCCCGGCGGCAACTGGGAAGACTGCCTGCCGCTGCCGCCGCTGCGCCCCGGTTACCGCCCGCAGACCCTGGAGTTTCGCGCCGAGCGGTTGCAGGGTAGTTTCTCCGACTGATCCCCCTCACTTCCGCATAAGGAATGCGCCATGCCCGTTGCACTGATCACCGGTTGTTCCAGCGGCATCGGCCGCGCCCTCGCCGACGCCTTCAAGGCCGCCGGCTATGACGTCTGGGCCAGTGCGCGCAAGGCCGAAGACGTCGCCGCGCTGAGTGCCGCCGGCTTCACCGCCGTGCAGCTGGACGTCAACGACGGCGCGGCGCTGGAGCAATTGGGCGAACGGCTGAACCACGAGCGCGGCGGCCTCGACGTGCTGATCAACAACGCCGGCTACGGCGCCATGGGCCCGCTGCTCGACGGCGGCGTGGCGGCCATGCAGCGCCAGTTCGAGACCAACGTGTTCTCGATTGTCGGTGTGACCCGCGCGCTGTTCCCGGTGCTGCGCCGGGCCAGGGGGCTGGTGGTGAACATCGGCAGCGTGTCGGGCGTGCTGGTCACGCCGTTCGCCGGCGCCTACTGCGCCTCGAAGGCGGCGGTGCACGCCTTGAGCGACGCGTTGCGCATGGAGCTGGCGCCGTTCGGCATCCGGGTGACGGAAGTCCAGCCCGGCGCCATCGAATCCAGCTTCGCCAAGAACGCCGGGCATGAGGCCGAGCAACTGATCACCGAGCAGTCGCCGTGGTTTGCGCTGCGCGAAGGGATCCGCGCGCGGGCCAAGGCGTCCCAGGACAAGCCGACCCCGGCCCGGGAGTTTGCCGCCGAACTGCTCAAGGCCGTGCAGCAGGCCAAACCGCCAAGGCTGGTCCGCATCGGCAACGGCAGCCGGGCGCTGCCGTTGCTGGCGACCTGGCTGCCCAAAGGCCTGCTGGAATCGACGCTGATGAAGCGGTTCGGGCTGCGCGCAAGCCTCTGACGGCGACCGGCGAAATGGCCGAACCGGCCGATCCACGCGTCAACACAACCGACTGACCCCCGTGGCGAGGGAGCTCGCTCCCTCGCCACACAATGTCAGCCGGATCATTGGCCGTCGGTCTGCTTCACCACCACCGTGCAGGTGATCCCCGCCGCCAGCAGCACCCCCTCCGGCACCTCGTCGATGTGAATGCGCACCGGCACCCGCTGGGCCAGGCGCACCCAGTTGAACGTCGGGTTGACGTCGGCGATCAGCTCGCGGCTTTCCGGGTTGTCGCGGTCGTAGATGCCGCGGGAAATGCTCTCCACATGGCCCTTGAGGACTTCGCCGCTCATCAGCTGCATGTCGGCCCGGTCGCCCACGCGCACGTGGGGCAGCTTGGTCTCTTCGAAGAAGCCGTAGACCCAGAACGAGTTCATGTCGACCACGGCCATCTTCGCCTCGCCGATGCGCGCGTAGTCGCCGCGGTGGACGTTGAGGTTGGTCACGTAGCCGTCCACCGCCGCCCGCACTTCGGTGCGCTTGAGGTTGAGTTCGGCGGCCTCCAGCTGCGCCTGGGCGTGCTGGTAGTCGGCCAGGGCCGAGTCGGCGATGTTGCTGGCGTCGTCGCGGTTTTCCTTGGAGATCACCAGGTTGTCCAGGTCGGCGCGGCGGTGGGCGTTGACCTTGCGCATCTCCCACGTCGCCTTGCGCGAGGCCACCAGGGCCTGCGCCTGCTTGACCGCCAACCGGTAGTGCTCAGGGTCGATCTGCATCAGCAGGTCGCCCTTCTTCACCAACTGGTTGTCGCGCACCGGCACATCGACCACCTCGCCGGTGACGTCGGCGGCGACGTTGATGATGTCCGCCCGCACCCGGCCGTCGCGGGTCCACGGGGTGTTCATGTAGTGCTCCCACAGGGTGCGCCCGGTCCACAGCGCCAGGGCCAGCACCAGCAGGGTCGCGAGCAGGCTGAAAAACTTTTTCATCAAGACCTTCTTCAGAGTTGGAGAGTCAACGGTAAACGGTCAGCGCCATCGCGCCGAACAGACAAGTGAACAGGCTCAGGCGCAGCAGCGCCGGGTGCCAGAAGAAGCGGTACAGGTCGAACCCCGACAGGAAGCGGTCCAGCGCCCAGGCCAGCGCCGCGGCGACGAAGAACATCAGGGTCATGGTCGGCATGTACACGCCGTGGAAGGCGATTTCACGGGGCATGGGCAAGTCCTTCGGGCTTGGCGGCCGCGTAGGCGGCGAGCGGTGATTGCGGGTCGAGCAACGAAGTGCGGATGAAGTGCAGGTAGCTTTTCACCCGGCGCAGCGCCGAGGTGTCGAAGTGCGGCGCGAACGGCTCGTCGGTGGCGGCGACGCGGCCGATCGCGTGATCCACCGCCACCAGCGCCCGCTCCAGGTTGCTGGCGTTGGGTTGCAGGAACAGCCGCACCAGCGCCCGCCCCATCACCCGGATCGCCTGGCGCCACGGCTGGGATTCGGCGTACGCCGGGTGCACCGGCAAGATCGCCTGCTCCTTGCGCAGCTCGATGATCGCGTGGCCCACCTCCAGCACCACGAACATCCAGCGCAGCAGCTTTTTCTGCACCAGCGGCTGGCCGGTCGCCAGGCCGTAGGCCTGGTGCATCAGGTCGCGGGTGCGGCTTTCGAACCCTGAGGCCAGGCCCTTGAGCTTGCCGCTGATCGCATACACCACCTGGCCGCGCAGGTCCTGCTCCAGCCGTTTCCACAGCCAGCGGCTGTTGGGCGGCAGGATGATCGCCCCGGCGGCGGCGCACACCAGCATGCCCATGACCATGGCGATGTAGTCGTTGATGAAGGTGTACGGGTTGTAGATGGTCAGGTTGTCCGGCACCGAGCCGGTGCTGAAAAAGATCAGCAGCCCGAGGCCGACCCCGGCGTACTGCGGGCGCGACGCCAGGAACGAGCCGAGCACGATCACCGGCGCCAGCATCACGCACAGCAGCGCGAAGCCGTCGATCCACGGGAAGATGAAGAACATCTCGACGAAGCCGATCAGTGCGCCGAGGAACGTGCCGCACGCCATCTGGAACGCCATGCGCTTGGGGTTCGGCGTGGCGGCGGACAGGCCCACGGTGGCGGCGGCGATCAGGGTCATGGTCGCGCCGCTCGGCCACGCGGTGGCCACCCAGTAGCTGCCCAGCACGATCAGGATGAACGAGGCGCGGATCCCCGAAGCGGCCGCCGCCCACCAACTGGTCTGCGGGGTGAACGGCTCGTCCCAGCGCTCGCGCTCGTGGGTGTGGTCGGCCAGCGACGCGTGGGTCTGTGCATAACCGTGCAGGTCATCGACGAAGCGGTAGAGCAACTCGTACGCAGTGTGGAAATCCAGCAGCTCGGCCTCGCTCGGGCCGGTCTCCTGGAACGCCGCCCGCAGGCTGCGCACCCGAGCCGGCAGGCCTTCCTTGTAGGCCGCGAGCGCCGTCACCAGGCGCGCCGCATCGGGGCTGGTCAGGGCCCGGCCGCTGAAACCGTCGAGCACTTCGGCCAGGTCCTGCAGACCCGGTTTGATGGCCGCCACGACGTGTTCCTCACCGTTGCCGCGCAAGCGTTCGAGCAACTGATGCAGGGCGTTGAAACGGGTGGTGATGCCCATGAACTCGCTGTTCAGGCGGCTCAACCGGCCGTTGCGCCGACGCATGTGCGGGTCTTCGAACACCGTCACGCTGCGCAGGCCTTCCAGGCCCACGGCCTCGGCGATGAAGCGCACGTTGCTGGCCTCGAACGACTCAGGCTTGCTGCGCCCGCGCAGGCCGTCGGTGACGAACAACGCGAACACGCCGAAACGCTGGTACAGGGCGTTGCGCATGGCGGCGCTGGCGGTCTGCGGCAGGATCGCGGCGCTGACCAGGGTGGAGCAGAGAATCCCCAGGGAGATCTCCAGCACCCGCCACACCGCCGCCATGAACGCGCCGTCCGGGTGCGCCAGCGCCGGCAGGCCGACCATCGCCGCCGTGTACCCGGCCAGCACGAAACCGTAGGCGCGGAAGTTGCGGCAACGGGCGGCGCCGGCCGAGCAGATGCCGACCCAGATCGCCAGCGAGCCCAGGAACAGTTCGGTGTTCTGGGCGAACAGCGCGATCAGCGTGACCATCATCGCCGAACCGGCCAATGTGCCGAGGAACCGGTAGAAACTCTTGGCGAACACCTGGCCGCTCTGCGGCTGCATGACGATGAACACGGTGATCATCGCCGTGCGCGGCTGCGGCAGCTCCAGGCGCATCGCCAACCACAGGGTGAGGAACGCGGCGATCAGCACCTTGAAGATGTAGACCCAGGTCACGCCGTCGCTGCGTGCCCAGTCGAAGAAACCCCGGCGCCATTCCAGGGAGTGCAGCCAGCGCAGGGGGGCGGGCATGGGAGTCATTCGAATATGCTCAAGAAATCAGTCTGGACTCAGAACTTGTGGGAGCTGGCTGGCTAGCGAAGGCGGCGTCACATTCAACCGTGAGGTCGCCTGACCCAGCGCATTCGCGGGCAAGCCCGCTCCCACACCGGGGGGTGTTCACCGCAGCAGCGCCGGGGTTTTCGGGGCCTGGGTCTGCTCAGCCGTCGGCACATCGTTGCCCGCACCGAGCCCGCCGCCCAACGCCGTCACCAATTGCGCATGGGCGCTCAACCGCGCCGCCTGCACCTGCTGCTGCACCTGTTGCTGCTTGAACAGCAGGGTCTGGGCGTTGAGCACGTTGAGGTAATCGGTGAGCCCGCGCCGATAGGCGACCATCGCGATGTCGTAGGTCTTCTGCGCGGCGGCCACGGACTCGGCCGCGAACGTCTGCTGCTTGTCCATCGACTCGCGGCGGATCAACTGGTCGGAGAGGTTCTTCAGCGCGTTGACCAGGGTCTGGTTGTAGTGCGCCACTGCGATGTCGTAGCCGGCGGCCGCTTCACCCAACTCAGCGCGCAAGCGCCCGCCGTCGAAAATCGGCAGCGAGATCGCCGGCCCCACGGTGTAGTTGAGCTTCTTGCCGGTCAGGAACTCCAGCGCTCCGCCGCCGGTGGCCATGTAGCCGAGGCTGCCGACCAGATCGACGTTGGGGTAGAACCCGGCATGCGCCACGTCGATGCCACGGGCCTGCGCCGCCACCTGCCAGCGGCTGGCGACCACGTCCGGGCGCTGGCCGAGCAGTTCGGCGGGCAGCGCCGACGGCAGCTTCAGCGCCGTGCCCAGGGACAGGGTCGGCCGCTGCAACTGCGCGCCCTCCCCCGGCCCCTTGCCGGCCAGCGCGGCGATCTGGTTGCGGCTCAGGGCGATGGCTTCGTCCAGCGCATCCAGTTGCCGGTGGGTTTCCGGCAATGGCGTTTCGGCCTGGCTGACTTCGAAATGGGTGCCGATCCCGCCGTTCAGGCGTTTTTGCGCCAGGTCCAGAATCTGCTGTTGCTGCGCCAGCGTCGCGGCGACGATGTCGCGCTGGGCGTAATGCAGCGACAGCTCGATGTAGGCCAGCACCAGGTTGTTCTGCAGTTCGAGCCGGGCCTGCTGCGCCTCGGCCGCCGTCATGTGCGCCAGGTCCACCGCCCGTTCGGTGCTGTTGCGGTCCCGGCCCCAGAGGTCCAGGTCGTAACTGAAGCCCAACGCGGCGTTGTTGTCCCAGGTGGTGGTGTTGGCCAGCTCGCCCGGGCCGTAGAACTGATCGGTCGGCCAGTTGTGGCGCTTGAGCGTGGACTGCCCGTTGACCTGCAGCGACTCGGCGGCTTCGGCCGCACCGGCCATCGCCCTGGCCTGGCGCACCCGCGCGGCGGCCATGGCCAGGCTCGGGCTGCCTTGCACGGCCTGGTCGATCCAGCGGTTCAGCTGCGGGTCGCCAAAGGCTTGCCACCATTGCGTGGCGGGCCAGTTTGCGTCACGGGCGGCGTGGGCGATGGCGTCGTCGGTGGCCAGTGCGTTGGCCTCCAGCGCCTTGCCCTGCGGGGCGATCCCGCCGGTTCCGATGCAGCCGCCAAGACCCAGGGTAAAAGCCAGAACACTGAGCGGCAAAAGCGCTCTGTTGATGCGACGCGGCACTGCTGCGACTTCCTGAAAGAGGGGAAAAGCGGGGAACCTGTGGGAGCGGCGACGGAGCGGTTGCCTGCCGGCGCGGTAGCACACCCGACCGCCGGATCCGTTGACCTGGCGCATGCGCAAGCACACCCCATTCCCACTTCGGCGCAATTCTATGAGGGCGCCCGGACCGCGATAAGCTGGGATTCCTGTGAATCTTTGTTACCGTTAACGAGATAATCCCTAAGTCGGGGGTCTCGCCTTTGAAACTTCATGTCACAATTTGCCATCTCCCTTGAGAGCACCCCATGGACACATTGCAAAACATGCGTGCCTTCAGTTGCGTGGCCGAGGCCGGCAGTTTCACCGCCGCCGCCGTGCAGCTCGACACCACCACGGCCAACGTCTCGCGCGCGGTCTCCAACCTTGAGGCCCACCTGCAAACCCGCCTGCTCAACCGCACCACCCGGCGCATCGCCCTGACCGAGGCCGGCAAGCGCTACCTGCTGCGCTGCGAGCAGATCCTGGCCTACGTGGAAGAGGCCGAAGCCGAGGCCAGCGACGCCCACTCGCGCCCGGCCGGGCAGCTCAAGGTCCACACCATGACCGGCATCGGCCAGCACTTCGTCATCGACGCCATCGCCCGCTACCGCAAGACCCACCCGGACGTGACCTTCGACCTGACCCTGGCCAACCGCGTGCCGGACCTGCTCGACGAGGGCTACGACGTGTCCCTGGTGCTGGCCAGCGAACTGCCGGACTCCGGCTTCGTCTCCCAGCGCCTGGGCATCACCTACAGCATCGTCTGCGCCTCGCCCGCCTACGTGAAGGCCAACGGCTGCCCGCAGAAGCCCAGCGACCTGCTCAACCATGCCTGCCTGCGCCTGGTGAGCCCGGTCATCCCGTTGGAGAAATGGGCCTTCGACGGCCCGGAAGGCCAGGAGATGGTGACCATCAACAGCTCGCCGTTCCTGGTGAACTCGGCCGACGCGATGAAAACCGCGATCATCAGCGGCATGGGCATCGGCGTGCTGCCGGTG from Pseudomonas ekonensis encodes the following:
- a CDS encoding SDR family oxidoreductase, producing MPVALITGCSSGIGRALADAFKAAGYDVWASARKAEDVAALSAAGFTAVQLDVNDGAALEQLGERLNHERGGLDVLINNAGYGAMGPLLDGGVAAMQRQFETNVFSIVGVTRALFPVLRRARGLVVNIGSVSGVLVTPFAGAYCASKAAVHALSDALRMELAPFGIRVTEVQPGAIESSFAKNAGHEAEQLITEQSPWFALREGIRARAKASQDKPTPAREFAAELLKAVQQAKPPRLVRIGNGSRALPLLATWLPKGLLESTLMKRFGLRASL
- a CDS encoding efflux RND transporter periplasmic adaptor subunit encodes the protein MKKFFSLLATLLVLALALWTGRTLWEHYMNTPWTRDGRVRADIINVAADVTGEVVDVPVRDNQLVKKGDLLMQIDPEHYRLAVKQAQALVASRKATWEMRKVNAHRRADLDNLVISKENRDDASNIADSALADYQHAQAQLEAAELNLKRTEVRAAVDGYVTNLNVHRGDYARIGEAKMAVVDMNSFWVYGFFEETKLPHVRVGDRADMQLMSGEVLKGHVESISRGIYDRDNPESRELIADVNPTFNWVRLAQRVPVRIHIDEVPEGVLLAAGITCTVVVKQTDGQ
- a CDS encoding DUF1656 domain-containing protein; protein product: MPREIAFHGVYMPTMTLMFFVAAALAWALDRFLSGFDLYRFFWHPALLRLSLFTCLFGAMALTVYR
- a CDS encoding FUSC family protein; its protein translation is MTPMPAPLRWLHSLEWRRGFFDWARSDGVTWVYIFKVLIAAFLTLWLAMRLELPQPRTAMITVFIVMQPQSGQVFAKSFYRFLGTLAGSAMMVTLIALFAQNTELFLGSLAIWVGICSAGAARCRNFRAYGFVLAGYTAAMVGLPALAHPDGAFMAAVWRVLEISLGILCSTLVSAAILPQTASAAMRNALYQRFGVFALFVTDGLRGRSKPESFEASNVRFIAEAVGLEGLRSVTVFEDPHMRRRNGRLSRLNSEFMGITTRFNALHQLLERLRGNGEEHVVAAIKPGLQDLAEVLDGFSGRALTSPDAARLVTALAAYKEGLPARVRSLRAAFQETGPSEAELLDFHTAYELLYRFVDDLHGYAQTHASLADHTHERERWDEPFTPQTSWWAAAASGIRASFILIVLGSYWVATAWPSGATMTLIAAATVGLSAATPNPKRMAFQMACGTFLGALIGFVEMFFIFPWIDGFALLCVMLAPVIVLGSFLASRPQYAGVGLGLLIFFSTGSVPDNLTIYNPYTFINDYIAMVMGMLVCAAAGAIILPPNSRWLWKRLEQDLRGQVVYAISGKLKGLASGFESRTRDLMHQAYGLATGQPLVQKKLLRWMFVVLEVGHAIIELRKEQAILPVHPAYAESQPWRQAIRVMGRALVRLFLQPNASNLERALVAVDHAIGRVAATDEPFAPHFDTSALRRVKSYLHFIRTSLLDPQSPLAAYAAAKPEGLAHAP
- a CDS encoding efflux transporter outer membrane subunit, whose translation is MPRRINRALLPLSVLAFTLGLGGCIGTGGIAPQGKALEANALATDDAIAHAARDANWPATQWWQAFGDPQLNRWIDQAVQGSPSLAMAAARVRQARAMAGAAEAAESLQVNGQSTLKRHNWPTDQFYGPGELANTTTWDNNAALGFSYDLDLWGRDRNSTERAVDLAHMTAAEAQQARLELQNNLVLAYIELSLHYAQRDIVAATLAQQQQILDLAQKRLNGGIGTHFEVSQAETPLPETHRQLDALDEAIALSRNQIAALAGKGPGEGAQLQRPTLSLGTALKLPSALPAELLGQRPDVVASRWQVAAQARGIDVAHAGFYPNVDLVGSLGYMATGGGALEFLTGKKLNYTVGPAISLPIFDGGRLRAELGEAAAGYDIAVAHYNQTLVNALKNLSDQLIRRESMDKQQTFAAESVAAAQKTYDIAMVAYRRGLTDYLNVLNAQTLLFKQQQVQQQVQAARLSAHAQLVTALGGGLGAGNDVPTAEQTQAPKTPALLR